A window of the Haloquadratum walsbyi C23 genome harbors these coding sequences:
- a CDS encoding glycosyltransferase translates to MAEIAVLHNTLDFHGGADAVCLAVCDALQDSHAVSLITCSVTSPSTLADRFDIDLDTDELSIVTPPGGTLFARALAGAAPIIGSQLPFRSAVLRQFFLQITNEYDIAVSTANEFSLPLPSVQYIHYPQFRANTNERRTIDDHVQMKSNSHGQYDVDMSSSSESNSTLQETGIESAEQTAPTSQAQFKKKTEQDKPDLDDRLEDVEYDNPDNNTAGNSGYLNQIWTRLAAPEDGMSVSNSTQTAPATFLANSTWTAAVIANRYNIDPVVCHPPVDPIYGGRSWDEREDGVVVVGRLAPDKRPLDAISIVDAVRSQGHDLHLHIVGTAPDAYRDYAATVTTKAADRSYVSVEEDIPRSRLETLLCTHKYGLNLKPREHFGLSVAEYVAAGMVAFAPASGGQVDVLDRQNNRLFDSFEDAVMKIDTAIMTDERPQLPRNRFNRDRFDASIISHVEEMLSQ, encoded by the coding sequence ATGGCGGAGATTGCCGTCCTCCACAATACGCTTGACTTCCATGGCGGCGCAGACGCAGTTTGTCTAGCGGTTTGCGATGCGCTGCAGGATTCTCATGCAGTTTCGTTGATTACATGTTCTGTAACGAGTCCATCAACACTTGCCGATCGATTCGATATCGATCTTGATACTGATGAGTTGAGTATTGTGACACCACCAGGAGGAACCTTGTTCGCTCGTGCGCTTGCAGGGGCTGCTCCAATTATCGGATCACAACTACCATTCAGGAGTGCAGTACTGAGACAGTTTTTTCTTCAGATTACAAATGAATACGATATTGCAGTAAGCACAGCAAATGAGTTTTCATTACCACTCCCTTCAGTGCAGTATATTCACTATCCGCAGTTTCGCGCCAACACGAATGAGAGACGTACGATCGATGATCACGTCCAAATGAAATCCAATTCACACGGTCAATATGATGTTGATATGTCATCATCATCAGAAAGTAATTCAACTCTCCAAGAGACAGGAATTGAGAGCGCAGAACAGACCGCACCCACGTCTCAAGCGCAATTTAAGAAAAAAACAGAACAAGACAAGCCTGATCTGGATGACCGTCTCGAGGATGTGGAATATGATAATCCCGATAATAATACCGCTGGTAACAGTGGTTATTTGAATCAGATATGGACACGACTGGCTGCCCCCGAAGATGGGATGTCTGTCTCGAACTCTACGCAGACTGCCCCGGCAACGTTTTTGGCGAATTCAACCTGGACAGCCGCTGTCATTGCAAACAGATATAATATCGACCCGGTTGTTTGTCACCCACCGGTGGATCCAATATATGGTGGGCGCTCTTGGGATGAAAGAGAAGATGGCGTTGTTGTCGTCGGTCGATTAGCTCCGGACAAGCGTCCACTAGACGCGATTTCAATCGTCGACGCTGTCCGAAGTCAAGGACATGATTTACATCTTCACATTGTTGGGACTGCGCCTGATGCATATCGAGATTACGCAGCAACAGTTACTACAAAGGCGGCGGATCGGTCATATGTGAGTGTTGAAGAAGATATTCCACGAAGTCGATTGGAGACACTGCTTTGTACTCACAAATATGGGCTTAATCTGAAACCGCGAGAGCATTTTGGTCTCTCTGTTGCTGAGTATGTCGCTGCAGGGATGGTTGCGTTCGCTCCAGCCAGTGGAGGACAAGTTGATGTTCTTGATAGACAGAATAATCGATTATTTGACTCATTTGAGGACGCTGTAATGAAAATTGATACGGCGATTATGACGGACGAGCGTCCGCAGTTGCCACGTAATCGGTTTAATCGTGACCGGTTTGACGCGAGTATCATCTCTCATGTCGAGGAAATGCTATCACAGTAG
- a CDS encoding translation initiation factor eIF-1A: MSEESGRRNLRMPSDDEMFAVVVEHNGGNHVRVRCQDGENRMGRIPGRMKYRTWINEGDVVLVEPWAWQDEKANIEWRYSEQDAEQLRTEGHIK, translated from the coding sequence GTGAGTGAAGAATCAGGGCGCCGGAATCTCCGGATGCCAAGCGATGATGAGATGTTTGCGGTTGTTGTCGAACACAATGGTGGTAATCATGTCCGTGTTCGCTGTCAGGATGGCGAAAATCGCATGGGTCGGATTCCTGGGCGAATGAAATATCGAACATGGATTAATGAGGGGGACGTCGTCCTTGTTGAACCATGGGCATGGCAGGATGAAAAAGCAAATATTGAGTGGCGCTACTCAGAACAAGACGCCGAACAACTCCGCACTGAAGGTCATATTAAATAG
- a CDS encoding aldo/keto reductase yields the protein MQCAFIGAGDVVDYYLNNFDSTSLELTAVCDHDGARARHLAALTDATAYTDLESLLSTESAPLIVNLTSHQAHADVTRQCLNADRHVFTEKPLALDADTATALVDLAKQRGVGLDCAPINHRGQAQQHIGSLLADDQLNPIRVIYAHAHAGRVTEWHDNPESFLAVGPLYDSAVYPLTLLTAWFGPVETVRTADTIDVYPSHAESTPERPAHVEATLTLAAGPIIRLTTSFYTPHRSREFNSIELHGDGGSVYLNDSGSLTATAQSVSVGGHGRSYVTAPPITSSSQNHSHISGPARFARAIEHGDRPVTGGQRGAHIVRVCNAIEHAAANNVSVSLSSPELRCTESRDEYAYARSSRALRQDTYTSQSHTNPKSSEMNLQRDNSHRLPPVGFGCSRYRNGSYIDRVDSIATAIDAGYRLFDMAELYGNEYRIGSLLETPGTPSRDQLVLISKVWNTNHAHIAEACNGTLSELGIETLDSYLLHWPDAWAYQGPLSKLATLSPEQQEERTFPTDASGNRASADVSIESAWQRLEEVCRRGLTRTIGICNISAIELQRILDIASIPPAIVQIESHPYRPRNELIEKCHMNGIRVIAHSPLSAPGLLTEPVLQTIADTHDVSPAAIAISYHVDRGVIPIPSSTTAKHISANLAAANIQLSDEERSRLQTLADTEFER from the coding sequence ATGCAATGTGCGTTTATCGGTGCTGGTGATGTCGTTGATTATTATCTTAATAACTTTGATTCGACTTCACTTGAGCTGACAGCGGTCTGTGACCATGATGGTGCCCGCGCGAGACATCTTGCAGCGTTAACTGATGCAACAGCTTATACTGATCTTGAATCATTGCTATCGACCGAGTCAGCACCGCTTATTGTGAATCTTACGAGTCATCAAGCACATGCGGATGTCACACGCCAATGTTTAAATGCCGATCGACATGTCTTTACTGAGAAACCGCTTGCACTGGACGCCGATACTGCAACAGCACTCGTTGATCTCGCCAAACAACGCGGAGTAGGTCTTGATTGTGCCCCGATTAACCATCGTGGACAAGCACAACAGCATATTGGATCACTCCTTGCTGATGATCAATTGAATCCAATTCGTGTCATATATGCTCACGCTCATGCAGGTCGTGTCACAGAATGGCATGATAATCCAGAGTCATTCCTTGCCGTTGGTCCATTATACGACAGTGCTGTGTACCCACTTACATTACTTACCGCATGGTTTGGTCCTGTTGAGACGGTTCGGACTGCAGATACAATTGATGTCTATCCATCACACGCTGAGTCAACCCCCGAACGCCCCGCACATGTTGAGGCGACACTTACACTCGCTGCTGGACCGATTATTAGACTTACAACAAGCTTCTATACGCCACATCGGAGTCGTGAATTCAATTCGATTGAGCTCCATGGCGATGGTGGTTCAGTATATCTCAATGATTCCGGTTCGCTAACAGCTACTGCTCAAAGCGTCAGCGTCGGCGGTCACGGTCGATCATACGTCACTGCGCCACCGATCACATCATCATCACAGAATCATTCACATATCTCTGGACCAGCACGTTTTGCACGGGCAATTGAACACGGAGATCGACCAGTGACAGGTGGTCAACGAGGTGCGCATATCGTTCGTGTCTGTAATGCAATTGAGCATGCGGCTGCAAATAATGTATCTGTATCACTCTCATCACCAGAACTGAGATGCACTGAGTCAAGAGATGAATATGCATATGCCCGATCATCAAGAGCGCTTCGGCAGGATACATACACATCACAGTCACATACAAACCCAAAGAGTTCTGAGATGAATCTACAACGGGATAATAGTCATCGACTGCCACCTGTTGGCTTTGGATGTTCACGATACCGTAATGGGAGTTATATTGATCGTGTCGACTCTATCGCAACAGCAATTGACGCTGGCTATCGGCTATTTGACATGGCAGAACTGTATGGTAATGAATATCGTATCGGGTCATTGCTTGAGACACCAGGGACACCATCCCGTGATCAACTCGTGCTCATAAGTAAGGTCTGGAATACAAATCATGCACATATTGCAGAGGCATGTAATGGAACGCTCTCAGAACTCGGTATCGAGACGCTTGATTCATATCTCCTTCACTGGCCAGATGCATGGGCTTACCAGGGACCATTATCAAAACTTGCAACCCTCTCGCCAGAGCAACAAGAGGAGCGAACATTCCCGACTGATGCCTCCGGTAATCGCGCGTCTGCTGATGTCTCAATTGAATCTGCATGGCAACGGCTTGAAGAAGTCTGCCGCCGTGGACTCACACGCACAATCGGAATTTGTAATATCTCTGCGATAGAACTTCAACGAATTCTTGATATTGCATCAATTCCCCCAGCAATTGTCCAAATTGAGTCACATCCATATCGACCGCGTAATGAACTGATTGAAAAATGTCATATGAATGGTATTCGTGTGATTGCACATTCACCGTTGTCTGCTCCTGGATTACTCACAGAGCCGGTATTACAAACCATTGCAGATACGCATGATGTTTCACCAGCAGCCATTGCAATATCGTATCACGTCGATAGGGGTGTTATCCCAATTCCTTCGAGCACGACAGCAAAACATATCTCAGCGAATCTTGCAGCAGCGAATATCCAACTTAGTGATGAGGAACGAAGCAGGCTCCAGACACTTGCAGATACAGAGTTTGAACGATGA